The Polymorphobacter megasporae genome window below encodes:
- a CDS encoding amidohydrolase family protein codes for MKRSVYFGGVAVLLATTAAAQVPAADLAKPPATATHFIIESTGGKHGDSYVWTTADGTRMGRESMNLRGQVWETDMSGKPGADGFPATMTIRGVAPTGDVAETFAVADGTATWTSPIDKGQAPFSGHAFYASQGGPAATNLWLLEQLLASPDKSLDLLPGGKAHAAKLTSVEVGEGKAKQTVTLWAVSGLSTSPFPFWADAKDHVFATTFGIGWLPEAYAGEQAKLEKAQAAALAEQAPALAKSLVTIPPAPVAFVNVKMFDADRVRFLTNQTVVVDKGLIVAVGPAASVKVPSGAQVIEGHGLTLVPGLWDCHMHVGDDYTGPQELSLGVTSVRDPGNDDLKTIDRRERAAKGVLLFPHVYPSSLIDGKGPYTAQVANVATSEAEAIKLVDRAHDNAFTGVKFYGTFDPAWLPATIAEAHKLGLHVHGHIPHGIRTSVAIADGYDEVTHINWIVMEGVPESALATDNGIGRFEAPGRYAKDMNLDSPAMTGLIATMAAKHIYSDPTMVTFEALYVPDNGDLSPAYAPFAGTLPPTTERGFRSGGFAVPKDLTRADYRASWAKMVTLLGKMHKAGVPIVAGTDGSGIEIIRELEIYQQAGFTPAEALAAATIVPARLVGQDKHTGSIKVGKTADLALVEGDPSVRIGDLRQTRLVMLDGKLLNADALRTAAGYSGRPK; via the coding sequence ATGAAGCGTTCGGTCTATTTCGGCGGCGTTGCCGTCCTGCTCGCCACTACTGCCGCGGCTCAGGTCCCCGCCGCAGACCTCGCCAAGCCGCCCGCGACGGCCACGCACTTCATCATTGAATCGACCGGCGGCAAGCATGGCGATTCGTACGTCTGGACGACCGCCGACGGCACCCGGATGGGGCGCGAGAGCATGAACCTGCGCGGACAGGTGTGGGAAACCGACATGTCGGGCAAGCCGGGCGCCGACGGCTTCCCCGCGACGATGACGATCCGCGGCGTCGCCCCGACCGGCGATGTCGCCGAGACCTTCGCCGTCGCCGACGGCACCGCGACATGGACCAGCCCAATCGACAAGGGCCAAGCGCCGTTCTCGGGCCACGCGTTCTACGCGTCGCAGGGCGGGCCGGCGGCGACCAACCTGTGGTTGCTCGAGCAGCTTCTCGCGAGTCCCGACAAGTCGCTCGACTTGCTACCCGGCGGCAAGGCGCACGCGGCGAAGCTGACGAGCGTCGAGGTCGGCGAGGGCAAGGCGAAGCAGACCGTCACTTTATGGGCGGTGTCGGGGCTATCGACCTCGCCCTTCCCGTTCTGGGCGGACGCCAAGGATCATGTCTTCGCGACGACCTTCGGCATCGGCTGGCTGCCCGAGGCGTATGCGGGCGAGCAGGCGAAGCTCGAAAAGGCACAGGCCGCCGCGCTCGCCGAACAGGCCCCGGCGCTGGCGAAGTCGCTGGTGACGATCCCGCCGGCGCCTGTCGCGTTCGTCAACGTCAAGATGTTCGACGCCGACCGGGTGCGCTTCCTCACCAACCAGACCGTCGTCGTCGACAAGGGGCTGATCGTCGCGGTCGGCCCGGCGGCGTCGGTCAAGGTCCCGAGCGGGGCGCAGGTGATCGAGGGCCACGGCCTGACACTCGTGCCCGGCCTGTGGGATTGCCACATGCACGTCGGCGACGATTATACCGGGCCGCAGGAGCTCTCGCTCGGCGTCACTTCGGTCCGCGATCCGGGCAACGACGATCTCAAGACGATCGACCGGCGCGAGCGCGCCGCCAAGGGCGTACTGCTGTTCCCGCATGTCTATCCGTCGTCGCTGATCGACGGCAAGGGGCCGTACACCGCGCAGGTGGCAAACGTCGCGACGAGCGAGGCGGAGGCGATCAAGCTCGTCGATCGGGCGCACGATAACGCCTTCACCGGGGTCAAGTTCTACGGCACCTTCGACCCGGCGTGGCTGCCCGCGACGATCGCCGAGGCGCACAAGCTCGGCCTCCACGTCCACGGCCACATCCCGCATGGGATTCGCACCTCTGTCGCGATCGCCGACGGTTACGACGAAGTCACCCACATCAACTGGATCGTGATGGAGGGCGTCCCCGAAAGCGCGCTGGCCACCGACAACGGCATCGGCCGCTTCGAAGCGCCCGGGCGCTATGCCAAGGACATGAACCTCGACAGCCCGGCGATGACGGGGCTGATTGCGACGATGGCGGCGAAGCACATTTATTCGGACCCGACGATGGTGACCTTCGAAGCGTTGTACGTCCCCGACAACGGCGACCTGTCGCCGGCCTACGCGCCCTTTGCGGGAACGCTCCCGCCGACGACCGAGCGGGGCTTCCGCAGCGGCGGCTTCGCGGTGCCGAAAGACCTGACGCGCGCCGACTACCGTGCGAGCTGGGCGAAGATGGTGACGCTGCTCGGCAAGATGCACAAGGCGGGGGTGCCGATCGTCGCCGGAACCGACGGGTCGGGGATCGAGATCATCCGCGAGCTCGAGATTTACCAACAGGCGGGTTTTACCCCCGCCGAAGCGCTCGCGGCGGCGACGATCGTCCCCGCGCGACTGGTCGGGCAGGACAAGCACACCGGCTCGATCAAGGTCGGCAAGACTGCCGATCTCGCGCTGGTCGAAGGCGACCCCTCGGTCCGGATCGGCGATCTGCGTCAGACCCGGCTGGTGATGCTCGACGGTAAATTGCTCAACGCCGATGCGCTCAGGACCGCGGCTGGATATTCGGGCCGCCCCAAATAA
- a CDS encoding sigma-70 family RNA polymerase sigma factor, producing the protein MSGTAGLVSMLDRIGAGDRNALKMLYEATSAKLFGVILRILLERGEAEDVLQEVYITVWRKAAEFDATRASPITWMVTIARNRAIDRLRARGSRPTTTLDDAAEVRDTAPGADVVIDAHNDAKRVNAALATLDPKHAAIIRSAYFEGLTYEAMSDREGVPIGTLKSWVRRGLMRMRTALEA; encoded by the coding sequence GTGAGCGGCACGGCGGGGCTGGTGTCGATGCTCGACCGCATCGGCGCGGGAGACCGCAATGCATTAAAGATGCTTTACGAAGCGACGTCGGCGAAGCTGTTTGGTGTTATCCTCCGTATCTTGCTCGAAAGGGGCGAGGCGGAAGACGTGCTCCAGGAAGTTTACATCACAGTTTGGCGCAAGGCGGCGGAGTTCGACGCGACGCGTGCCAGCCCGATCACATGGATGGTCACGATCGCGCGCAACCGTGCGATCGACCGCCTGCGCGCGCGCGGCAGCCGCCCGACGACGACGCTCGATGACGCTGCGGAGGTGCGCGACACCGCGCCCGGTGCCGATGTCGTGATCGACGCTCACAATGATGCGAAGCGCGTCAATGCGGCGCTTGCGACACTCGATCCCAAGCACGCCGCGATCATTCGGAGTGCTTACTTCGAGGGCCTGACGTATGAGGCGATGTCCGATCGCGAGGGTGTGCCGATCGGGACTTTGAAAAGCTGGGTCCGGCGTGGGCTGATGCGGATGCGGACGGCGCTCGAGGCATGA
- a CDS encoding anti-sigma factor, with protein MTDEIPEGSEAALALDFALGALDGQTMRRAELRLRSDPAFAREVSDWQARLAPLADAIAPVEAPRAVWDAVDHELFRVAASRTPAASKSLWAPLAVWRAVAFGASGVAAIAIALLVSRPGPAPVPALVVQPPGALLAASMAATDSSKAVLITATYDPARGAVILTPAAADSSRGLTPELWIIVGKDAPRSLGVIDLKDPQAHRIPAALRAEMSSGATLAISLEPPGGSRTGAPTGPVVAAGKLAPI; from the coding sequence ATGACCGACGAGATTCCCGAAGGCTCCGAAGCGGCCTTGGCGCTCGACTTCGCGTTGGGCGCGCTCGACGGTCAAACGATGCGGCGTGCCGAGCTGCGCCTGCGGAGCGATCCGGCATTCGCGCGCGAAGTTTCCGACTGGCAGGCACGACTTGCTCCGCTGGCCGATGCAATCGCGCCGGTCGAAGCCCCGCGTGCGGTCTGGGATGCGGTCGATCACGAGCTGTTCCGCGTTGCCGCCTCGCGCACCCCGGCGGCATCGAAATCGCTATGGGCGCCGCTGGCGGTCTGGCGTGCGGTTGCGTTCGGCGCGAGCGGCGTTGCGGCAATCGCGATCGCGCTGCTCGTCAGCCGCCCTGGCCCGGCACCGGTGCCGGCTCTGGTGGTGCAGCCGCCGGGCGCGTTGCTCGCGGCGTCGATGGCAGCGACCGACAGTAGCAAGGCAGTGCTGATCACGGCGACCTACGATCCGGCGCGTGGCGCGGTGATCCTGACTCCGGCCGCTGCCGATTCGAGCCGGGGCCTGACCCCTGAGCTCTGGATCATCGTCGGCAAGGACGCACCGCGATCGCTCGGCGTGATCGACCTCAAGGATCCGCAAGCGCACCGTATTCCGGCCGCGTTGCGCGCCGAGATGAGTAGCGGCGCGACGTTGGCGATCAGCCTCGAGCCCCCCGGCGGATCGCGTACGGGCGCGCCGACGGGACCTGTCGTCGCAGCCGGCAAGCTCGCGCCGATCTGA
- the alr gene encoding alanine racemase, translating to MDTANLRLTIDLGALADNWRHLAHASGAATCGAAVKADAYGLGAVEIVSALARAGCRDFFVASWAEVAALGAMPDGARLAVLHGVQHDELATALESAAVPVLCTPAQVAAWRSATTRPCDVMVDTGINRLGLARADLGLLDGLAIDTLHSHLACAESPADPMNARQLAAFREVVAAVPARRTSLANSSGIMLGPDYAFGLTRPGIGLYGGTAGAAPVAGLAARVVQVRDIAPGDSVGYGATWIAARPTRVAVLNIGYADGYPRAMSNIGQAFAGDVACPVIGRVSMDLVAVDVTGADVTEGGWLRVDFDLVRAAAASGRSRYELLTGLGHRYARAYQ from the coding sequence ATGGATACCGCCAATCTCCGCCTGACGATCGATCTCGGCGCGCTCGCCGATAACTGGCGGCACCTTGCGCACGCGTCGGGCGCGGCCACGTGCGGGGCGGCGGTCAAGGCCGATGCGTACGGACTCGGCGCGGTCGAGATCGTGTCCGCGCTCGCCCGCGCCGGGTGCCGCGATTTCTTCGTCGCATCGTGGGCCGAGGTGGCGGCGCTCGGGGCAATGCCCGACGGCGCGCGGCTCGCGGTCCTCCACGGCGTCCAGCACGATGAGCTGGCGACCGCGCTCGAGTCCGCCGCGGTCCCGGTGCTGTGCACGCCGGCGCAGGTCGCCGCCTGGCGCAGCGCGACGACCCGGCCGTGCGACGTCATGGTCGATACCGGCATCAACCGGCTCGGCCTCGCGCGCGCCGATCTCGGGCTGCTAGACGGGCTGGCGATCGACACGCTCCACAGCCACCTCGCGTGCGCCGAATCCCCCGCTGATCCGATGAACGCGCGCCAGCTCGCCGCCTTCCGCGAGGTCGTCGCCGCAGTCCCCGCTCGTCGCACCAGCCTCGCGAATTCGTCGGGGATCATGCTCGGCCCCGACTATGCGTTCGGACTGACCCGCCCCGGCATCGGGCTGTACGGCGGCACCGCCGGAGCTGCCCCGGTCGCGGGGCTGGCCGCGCGGGTGGTCCAGGTCCGCGACATCGCTCCCGGCGACAGCGTCGGCTATGGGGCAACGTGGATCGCGGCGCGTCCGACTCGCGTCGCCGTGCTCAACATCGGTTACGCCGACGGCTACCCGAGGGCGATGTCGAACATCGGCCAAGCCTTTGCCGGCGACGTTGCGTGTCCGGTGATCGGACGTGTGTCGATGGACCTCGTTGCGGTCGACGTCACCGGCGCGGATGTGACCGAGGGCGGATGGCTGCGCGTCGATTTCGACCTCGTCCGCGCGGCGGCGGCTTCGGGGCGGTCGCGGTATGAGTTGCTAACCGGCCTCGGCCACCGCTATGCGCGTGCATACCAATGA
- a CDS encoding right-handed parallel beta-helix repeat-containing protein, which produces MSGDTIRLSGTFAGTTSLQNKTATKAITIDATKATFIGTLKFQSVNNIKVVGGRYDSTGGPTAYGRGIVVYKSSNLSFDKLTVVASGTDGETGVGLEGVTNASVTNSTFTNVGVGVGVTGSSYITLTGNKVVGATKDGYDAYNDHNVVIANNSCSGSKPQAGAHPDCVQLASTGGLPVQSDIKVIDNIATGMTQGFTSFLGSATGSLRITMTGNIINGLMSQGVACYGCVDSFITNNFLSSQPGAPHFVNLNVIGGSNNVVSGNTFGSLNTSSVLPTDYASAYFRLTGTTYKPTFADFSSIGATASIERIAATIPEPGEWALLLAGFGLVGLATRRPMARVVAA; this is translated from the coding sequence GTGAGCGGCGACACCATCCGGCTGTCGGGGACGTTTGCCGGCACCACGTCGCTCCAGAATAAGACCGCCACGAAGGCGATCACGATCGATGCAACGAAAGCGACCTTCATCGGGACGCTCAAGTTTCAGTCGGTCAATAATATCAAGGTCGTTGGTGGACGGTACGACTCGACGGGCGGTCCGACGGCGTACGGCCGAGGGATTGTCGTCTACAAAAGCAGCAACCTTTCCTTTGACAAGCTCACCGTGGTGGCAAGCGGCACCGACGGCGAAACCGGAGTCGGGCTGGAGGGTGTCACCAATGCAAGTGTGACGAACTCGACCTTCACCAACGTCGGCGTCGGAGTCGGCGTCACCGGATCGAGCTACATCACGCTGACCGGTAACAAGGTCGTCGGCGCGACGAAGGACGGCTACGATGCGTACAACGACCATAATGTGGTCATCGCCAACAATAGCTGCAGCGGCAGCAAGCCGCAGGCGGGCGCGCACCCTGATTGCGTCCAGCTTGCCAGCACCGGCGGACTGCCTGTCCAGTCGGACATCAAGGTCATCGATAATATCGCGACCGGCATGACCCAGGGATTCACCTCATTCCTGGGGTCCGCGACGGGTAGCCTGCGCATCACCATGACGGGGAACATCATCAACGGCCTGATGTCGCAGGGCGTCGCCTGCTATGGCTGCGTCGATAGCTTCATCACCAACAACTTCCTGTCGTCGCAGCCCGGTGCGCCCCACTTCGTCAACTTGAATGTCATTGGCGGGTCGAACAACGTCGTGTCCGGCAATACCTTTGGCTCGCTGAACACGTCGTCGGTCCTGCCGACCGACTATGCTTCGGCTTACTTCCGGCTGACTGGCACGACCTACAAGCCGACCTTCGCCGACTTTTCGTCGATCGGCGCGACGGCGAGCATTGAGCGGATCGCCGCGACGATCCCGGAACCGGGCGAGTGGGCGCTGCTGCTCGCCGGCTTCGGCCTCGTCGGGCTCGCCACCCGCCGCCCGATGGCGCGCGTCGTCGCCGCTTGA
- a CDS encoding MlaE family ABC transporter permease — MTGVPHDILGVLRAIGRFVLGGLASVGRVVMFAWEAITRALLPPYYPARLAEQMIVIGYFSLPVVGMTALFTGSALAQQIFIGGSRFNASSTVPAVTVIGIVRELGPVLGGLMVAGRVSSAMAAELGTMRVTEQIDALTTLRTDPYRYLIAPRVVAAVVVMPLLVLVSNIIGVLGGYLLATYRLNFNGAGYIRTTVSFLKTDDVVSSMVKAAVFGFIIALMGCYHGFHSNGGAAGVGKATTNAVVSAFILILMSNLIITVIVFGGG, encoded by the coding sequence ATGACCGGCGTTCCCCACGATATCCTCGGTGTGCTCCGCGCGATCGGACGCTTCGTCCTTGGCGGCCTTGCGTCGGTCGGGCGGGTCGTGATGTTCGCGTGGGAGGCGATCACCCGCGCGCTGCTGCCGCCATATTATCCGGCGCGGCTCGCCGAGCAGATGATCGTCATCGGCTATTTCTCGCTGCCCGTCGTCGGCATGACCGCGCTGTTTACCGGTTCGGCGCTGGCGCAGCAGATTTTCATCGGCGGCAGCCGCTTCAACGCTTCGTCGACGGTGCCGGCGGTGACGGTGATCGGTATCGTCCGTGAGTTGGGCCCGGTGCTCGGCGGATTGATGGTCGCGGGGCGGGTGTCGTCGGCGATGGCGGCCGAGCTCGGGACGATGCGGGTGACCGAACAGATCGACGCCCTGACGACCCTGCGGACCGATCCGTATCGCTACCTGATCGCGCCGCGCGTCGTTGCCGCGGTCGTGGTCATGCCGCTGCTCGTGCTGGTGTCGAACATCATCGGTGTCCTTGGCGGGTATCTGCTGGCGACGTACCGGCTCAACTTCAACGGCGCGGGCTATATCCGGACGACGGTCTCGTTCCTCAAGACCGACGACGTCGTCTCGTCGATGGTCAAGGCGGCGGTGTTCGGCTTCATCATCGCGCTGATGGGCTGCTACCACGGCTTTCATTCGAACGGCGGCGCGGCCGGGGTCGGCAAGGCGACGACCAACGCCGTCGTCAGCGCGTTCATCCTGATCCTGATGTCGAACCTGATCATCACCGTCATCGTCTTTGGCGGCGGCTGA
- a CDS encoding ABC transporter ATP-binding protein yields the protein MNKIELSGVHKRFGSKIVLAGVDLEIAAGTSMVVIGGSGTGKSVLIKSILGLLKVDSGSIKVDGVEVTNLQGRALADHRAKFGMLFQGGALFDSLPVWRNVSFALPRGRGAASLRAAAIDNLAQVGLGADIADLRPSELSGGMQKRVALARAIAVRPEIIFFDEPTTGLDPIMADVINDLIVDLVRDLKITALTITHDMASARKIADRIAMLYSGRMIWNGPVAKIDASGNEYVDQFVNGRAEGPIKMQIKTA from the coding sequence ATGAACAAGATCGAGCTCAGCGGCGTCCACAAGCGCTTCGGGTCGAAAATCGTCCTCGCCGGGGTCGATCTCGAGATTGCGGCGGGCACCTCGATGGTCGTCATCGGCGGGTCGGGGACCGGCAAGTCGGTGCTGATAAAATCGATCCTTGGGCTGCTCAAGGTCGATTCGGGAAGCATCAAGGTCGACGGGGTCGAGGTCACCAATCTCCAAGGTCGTGCGCTCGCCGACCACCGTGCGAAGTTCGGGATGCTGTTTCAGGGCGGCGCGCTCTTCGATTCGCTCCCCGTCTGGCGCAACGTCAGCTTCGCACTGCCGCGCGGGCGCGGCGCGGCGTCGCTCAGGGCGGCGGCGATCGACAATCTCGCACAGGTCGGGCTCGGTGCCGACATCGCCGATTTGCGGCCGTCGGAGCTGTCGGGGGGTATGCAGAAGCGCGTCGCGCTGGCGCGTGCGATTGCGGTGCGGCCTGAAATAATCTTTTTCGACGAGCCGACCACCGGGCTCGATCCGATCATGGCCGACGTCATCAACGACCTGATCGTCGACCTCGTCCGTGACCTCAAGATCACCGCGCTGACGATCACCCACGACATGGCGAGCGCGCGCAAGATTGCCGACCGGATCGCCATGCTTTATTCTGGACGGATGATCTGGAACGGCCCCGTCGCAAAAATCGATGCCAGCGGGAACGAATACGTCGATCAATTCGTAAATGGCCGTGCAGAGGGGCCGATCAAAATGCAGATAAAGACCGCGTGA
- a CDS encoding fasciclin domain-containing protein, with amino-acid sequence MKITNGAFRAALFAVAASGLAISANAEMMHTKSVMVGGAAMLPSRNIVENAANSKDHTTLVAAVKAAGLVPTLSGPGPFTVFAPTNAAFNKLPAGTVDTLVKPENKDTLTKILTYHVISGSMDSKAIAAAIKAGHGTATLTTVQGEPLTAKMMGKKLMLTDAKGGMATVTIADVYQSNGVIHVIDTVLMP; translated from the coding sequence ATGAAGATCACCAACGGCGCTTTCCGCGCTGCCTTGTTCGCGGTCGCCGCCAGCGGCCTCGCGATCTCGGCGAATGCCGAGATGATGCACACCAAGAGCGTGATGGTTGGCGGTGCGGCGATGTTGCCGTCGCGGAACATCGTCGAGAACGCTGCGAATTCGAAGGATCACACGACGCTCGTCGCCGCGGTCAAGGCCGCCGGCCTCGTCCCGACGCTTTCGGGCCCGGGTCCGTTCACCGTCTTCGCGCCCACCAACGCTGCCTTCAACAAGCTGCCTGCCGGCACGGTCGACACGCTGGTCAAGCCTGAGAACAAGGACACGCTGACCAAGATCCTGACGTACCACGTCATTTCGGGATCGATGGACTCGAAGGCAATCGCCGCAGCGATCAAGGCGGGTCACGGCACCGCGACGCTGACCACCGTTCAGGGCGAGCCGCTGACCGCGAAGATGATGGGCAAGAAGCTCATGCTGACCGACGCGAAGGGCGGCATGGCGACCGTCACGATCGCCGACGTTTATCAGTCGAATGGCGTGATCCACGTCATCGATACCGTGTTGATGCCGTAA